In the Fibrobacter sp. UWB4 genome, TGCGACAGACGTAATTACGAGTGCGCACATTGAAGCTAACGGTGCCTACAATGGCCTTGGGCTTGTGAAGCTCATGGGTCGTGACTCTGGCTTTATCGCGGCGTACGCATCGCTTGCAACGACCGTCGTGAACATCTGCCTTGTTCCAGAAGTTCCCTTTACGCTTGACGGACTCTTCAGGGCTCTCGAAAGCCGTTACGCAAACGGCAAGACGCATGCCGTGATTGCTGTTGCCGAAGGCGCTGGACAGGAGCTTTTCAAGAACCAGGAAGAACGCAGGGACGCAAGCGGCAACATCCTGAAGAACGATATCGGTGAATTCCTCGCACACAAAATCAAGGAACATTTCGACAAAGTCGGCAAGGAAATCAACATCAAGTATTTTGACCCGAGCTACATGGTGCGTAGCATCCCTGCCAAGGGCACTGACGCCATTTTCTGTTTCCAGCTCGCTGAAGCTGCCGTGCATGCAGGCATGGCTGGTAAGACGGACATGGTCGTTGGCAGCATGAACAATGTCTTCTCGCACGTGCCTATCGAATATGCCGTCAGCGAACGCAAGAAAATCAACCCCAACGGGACCCTGTGGCATGCCGTTCTCGGAATCACGCGCCAGCAGGACTATTTCTCCGGCAAGGGCAAACGCAGCAAGTAATCCTTTAAACAATTTATCGCCATGCTTAAAAAAGAAGAAAAAGTCATTATCCGCACAGCATTGATGGAATACCGCAATCTTTTGTTCAAAACATTCCATGGCACCGATGAAGAAAAGACTCGCATTGCCACTGTGAACAAGTTGCTCCAGAACTGGAAAGTCTAAGCGTATTCATGAGAATTACGCACAACATTGTTTTTGCGATTTCGTTTTCGCTTTTGCTTGCAATCAGTTTTGCAGGTGCAAACGAAGATTTGCGTATAGCGGATTCCTGCTATGCGGCACGGGCTTTGCGCGCAAATGGCGACAAGGCCGATGCAAAGAATGCAAAAATCATGAAGGAAGCCTACCGCAAGGCGATGGGCGATTCCTCCGTTTTGGAGTCTGCGACCGAAGGCTATGTCAAGACGCTGTATTTTTGCTTCAGGTTTGTGCAGTTCGATGAGAAGAAGCGCCAGCTCCATCTGGATACGCTGATGCAGGCAAGCGCAAGCGCCTACGAGAAATTCCCGAAGAACAAGGAGATCGCGCACATTTATGCCTCGACTCTTTCGATGTGGGGTTCGGAACGCAATGTGCTTTCTTCGCTGAAGGAGGGCATTGCTGGCAAGGTTCGCGATGTCGCGACTGCGGCAGAAGACTGGCAGATTCTTGGTCGTGCGCACTTTGTATTGCCTTATGTACCGTTGCTTCTGTCGTGGCCGGACGAGAAGCTTGCCGACAAGTACTTGACTATGGCGCTTGAAAAGAACCGCAAGGATATTTACAACTATTATTTCCTTGCTGACCTGCGCTATGACCAGGACCGCTATGACGATGCGATGGACCTGATTGTGCAGGGACTTGACGAAGGTGTGCGCCCAGGTTATGTTCTTGAAGACAAACGCGCCCGCTGGCATCTAAAAGAACTCTGGAAAAAAATCTACTACAAGCATAAAGACGAGATTTCTCAAAAGCACCTGGAAGATAGCGAGCAGATTAAAAAAGCTATTGAAGCGCAAAGAGCTGGGAAGAAGAAATAAAATTTATTGTTCTATCTCTCCATAAAAGTTCTATCTTTCTTTACATGGCTGATTCCATAAACGAAAAACAAACTCCGGCAGATAAGGCTACGCCGTCTCAGGCGCCTTCTTCCGCACGTATCAAGCGCATGCGCGGCTGGTTGGGCGTGAAAAGCACTTCGTCGCTTGGTGGTTATGATGATGGCGGCGGCGGAGTCGTCTATGGTGATGGACATTCCGGGTGGAATAGGTGATAAGCATAAAAAATAGGACTCCTTATGGAGTCCCGTTTTGTATAAAGTGCTGCGCATCTCGTGTTTGATCCTTCAACTTTGCCCTAGCGGGCTTATTGAGAAGGATATCCAGAATAACCCGAAACTGTTGAAAGTGGCGGGGTGAGGGGGAATTTTATGGTTACTGGCACAAAGAAAATCCTTGCGAAAACCAGAAAATTTTTGCCGACGACAAAGGCTGGGATAGCGAACAAGAAATGATTTCTGATTTAGCCGAGTTCAGATGCTTTAGGAAGAAGGGCTAATGCGCAGCGAATCTGCGAGATTCCAAAGATGTACTGGTGTTGAGTGATGCGTTATTTCATCAAGTTGATGTAATTCTCAGCGGGGAAAAAATTTCATATTGAATTTTCCTAAAATGGCAGGTCTACAATTGAAAAACCTCCTTCATAGCGGTACACTTTTTTCAATGTATCTGCGATAATTCGTGTTAATTTTTGATTTTCTTGTAAATCAATTAATAATTCGCCATCGACATCAACACATATTTCAACTTGGCCTTCATCAAAGTATAGGCTCGCTTCGTTAAATATTTTTCTGATATCAATATATTTTTGATTATACATATAAAAGAAAAGATTGCGGAGGATTTCGTCCTTAAAATCCTGTTGTAGGCATCGTAATTTACCAGTATCAAGATTAGCATAGAATTCCTCTAGCACATCATCCAATGTTTCACAATTATATTTGTGAAGTTCGTCGTATTGAGATATTGCCCTTTCAAAAGATTCATATGATAAAAAACGAATTCGATTAAAGGACTCTTGCCTCTTAATAATATAACTGGACAAATAGTTAACATTATCTATTTCTCTAACATTCAAATTTTGCCCATCAGAAAAGTCAACTTCATACATACCCGGAACATCAGATAATGATAATAAATTGAACTGATAAATTCGGCTTTTTTTCATACGTTTGTCCAAGCTACTCATTTCGTAAGCTTGAGACTTCAATAACGATGTGATTGAATTGAAAATGTTCGAATCATTTTTTGATGCCCCTTTCTTATTGTTGGTGATGCATTTAGCACAATCAATCCCCAATTCAACTTCTTGAAATGCGAAACATTCTTTTTCAGGAATGCTAAAAATTGGAGAACATTCATCCACCATTCCGTCAAGATAATTTTTACCAAATTTTAAATTTTCTATGGAATATTTCAGTCTTTTCTCATTGGTCCAAAAACGAAGGGGTTTCCAATCTTTATTAGGATCTTCTGGATTTGATGGCCTCGTGAAAAAAATCCATGAGTTTTTATCATTCTTCTTGCAGCTGATGAGTAACGTAGTAACAACCGAAACATTATTTTCATCAATGTGAGAATTTTTATATGCGAGGATGTCCATTTCTCGGACTGTTTGTGTTAAATCATCCTCATAATATTTGTTCCCAATTACAGTCCAATTATTTTTCCTTAAAAGTTCAACAACCTTATTTTCAAATACAAATCCAGTTGTATTTATTGCCGCAATAATTTTTTCTTCTTTAGAACTCATATCAATGGAAATATATAATAAAAAAGGAGATCCCCGCCCGGAGGCGGGGATGACAAATCAGGGGTGGAATGACGCCTTTGGCGTCCGTGGCTACGGCTCACCAATAAAAATATGCAAGCATATTTTACTGGAATCGCCTTGCACACTTTTGCTTCGGGCGCGTTCGCCCCTCGAAATGACGCATGTTTAGAAAGTCCCTTAAAAAAATAAAGTTCACTTCGGCGGTTCGGCAGGCTCACCGACCTTCGTGAACTTTATCTTCTTTTGTCTCTAGTAGTTATTCCTAACCACCAACCACTAGCCACTAACCACTAGTAGCGGTAGTGATCAGCCTTGTACGGGCCTTCGACCGGCACGCCGATGTAGTCGGCTTGGGCCTGCGTGAGGCGGGTGAGGTGAACGCCGAGCTTTTCGAGGTGGAGGCGTGCGACCTTTTCGTCGAGGATCTTCGGGAGCGTATAGACGACGCCGCTTTCGTACTTGATGCCGGCGACGGTGTCCTTGCCCTGGGCGTTGAGCCAGAGGTCGATCTGTGCGATGGTCTGGTTCGTGAAGGAGGCACTCATCACGAAGCTCGGGTGGCCGGTAGCGCAGCCGAGGTTCAGCAAGCGGCCTTCGGCGAGCACGAGGATGCTGTGGCCGTCGGGGAAAATCCATTCGTCGTACTGCGGCTTGATTTCGTTACGCTTGATGCCCGGAATCTTCTTGAGGCCTGCCATGTCGATTTCGTTGTCGAAGTGACCGATGTTACCGACGATGGCGCGGTGCTTCATCTTTTCCATCTGAGCGGCGCTGATGATGCCGGTGTTGCCGGTGGTGGTCACGAAGATGTCTGCGTAGCTGACGACTTCGTCGAGGGTCTTGACTTCGTAGCCTTCCATGGCGGCCTGGAGTGCGCAAATCGGGTCGATTTCGGTGATGATCACGCGAGCGCCCTGACCGCGGAGGGACTGGGCGCAGCCCTTACCCACGTCGCCGTAGCCGCAGACGACTGCGATTTTGCCAGCCATCATCACGTCGGTGGCGCGGTTGATGCCGTCGATGAGGGAGTGGCGGCAGCCGTAGAGGTTGTCGAACTTGGACTTGGTCACGGAGTCGTTCACGTTGATTGCCGGGAACTTCAGGCGGCCAGCCTGGGCCATCTGGTACAAACGATGCACACCGGTAGTGGTTTCTTCGGAAACGCCGCGGAGAGTTTCGCGGGCACGGGTCCACTGCTTCGGATCCTTTTCGAAAATCTTGCGGCAAGTGGCGAGGAACACGCCCCATTCTTCGCTGTCGGTTTCCGGGTTGAATTCAGGCACCGAACCCGCGTCTTCGAATTCGGCACCGCAGGTCACGAGCATGGTGGCGTCGCCACCGTCATCGACGATGAGGTCTGCGGTCTTGCCGTCCGGCCATACGAGTGCGCGGGCGGTGTTTTCCCAGTATTCTTCCAAGGATTCACCCTTCCATGCGAAAACAGGTACGCCCTGCGGGTTGCTCACGCTGCCGTTCTTGCCGACCACGACGGCGGCTGCGGCGTTGTCCTGCGTACTGAAAATGTTGCAGGAGACCCAGCGCACGTCAGCACCGAGGTCCACGAGCGTTTCGATGAGGATGGCGGTCTGCACGGTCATGTGGAGGCTACCCATGATGCGGGCGCCTGCGAGCGGCTTCTTGCCTGCATATTCCTTGCGGAGAGCCATGAGGCCCGGCATTTCGGTTTCGGCGAGGTCGAGTTCCTTGCGGCCTTCGATCGCAAGGTTGATATCCTTAATTTTGTATTCCATAAAGAATCCTTTTTTTGCGGCACGATTTTTGCGACCAATTCATAATTGCGTAAAATCGCGCATTTCTTATTTATGCGTAAATATAGTTATATGCATAAATACAGTCAAGACTAAAAATAGATTCGAGCTGTATAGATCCCCTCCCGTTGGTCGAGGATGCCTGTTTCAACAACTAATGACTATTGACTAATGACCAACAACTAGGTTTACTCAGTAAACAACAGTCCCTTGATGCGGAGCGAGCGCCCTTTTTCGGACCATTGGCTCGTATGCAGTTCTTTGATTCCGATGGCGGCGTGGTCCGAGGCGATGGATTCAAGCGAATCGTTCAGCTCTTGCTTTGTCGTGTAGAAGCTGTAAACCTTGCTTTTTGTTTTTGCGGAATCTGCGACACTTGAATCCGCTACACTTTCGTCATCTTCCG is a window encoding:
- the ahcY gene encoding adenosylhomocysteinase, giving the protein MEYKIKDINLAIEGRKELDLAETEMPGLMALRKEYAGKKPLAGARIMGSLHMTVQTAILIETLVDLGADVRWVSCNIFSTQDNAAAAVVVGKNGSVSNPQGVPVFAWKGESLEEYWENTARALVWPDGKTADLIVDDGGDATMLVTCGAEFEDAGSVPEFNPETDSEEWGVFLATCRKIFEKDPKQWTRARETLRGVSEETTTGVHRLYQMAQAGRLKFPAINVNDSVTKSKFDNLYGCRHSLIDGINRATDVMMAGKIAVVCGYGDVGKGCAQSLRGQGARVIITEIDPICALQAAMEGYEVKTLDEVVSYADIFVTTTGNTGIISAAQMEKMKHRAIVGNIGHFDNEIDMAGLKKIPGIKRNEIKPQYDEWIFPDGHSILVLAEGRLLNLGCATGHPSFVMSASFTNQTIAQIDLWLNAQGKDTVAGIKYESGVVYTLPKILDEKVARLHLEKLGVHLTRLTQAQADYIGVPVEGPYKADHYRY